The Pseudolabrys sp. FHR47 genome contains a region encoding:
- the mmsB gene encoding 3-hydroxyisobutyrate dehydrogenase, which translates to MARIAFIGLGNMGLPMAVNLIKAGHQVEGVDVNPASVAKLKEAGGTPVEFAHVAAARADAVITMLPAGQHVRDVYLGANGIVATANPGTLLIDCSTIDVDTARAVASAAEAKGLFMVDAPVSGGVGGATAGTLTFMVGGSAQAFQRAEPILQKMGKTIVHAGGAGNGQAAKICNNMILGISMIAVSEAFVMAEKLGLDHQKLFDISSKSSGQCWALTTYCPVPGPVPTSPANRNYEPGFTVAMMLKDLRLAQEAARAVGANAEMGAEAERLYSAYADSGEAGRDFSAIVRFIRG; encoded by the coding sequence ATGGCGCGCATTGCATTCATCGGGCTCGGCAATATGGGCCTGCCGATGGCGGTCAATCTCATCAAGGCCGGCCATCAGGTCGAAGGCGTCGATGTCAATCCGGCCTCGGTTGCCAAACTGAAAGAGGCCGGCGGCACGCCGGTCGAATTCGCGCATGTCGCCGCGGCGCGCGCCGATGCCGTCATCACCATGCTGCCCGCCGGCCAGCACGTGCGCGATGTCTATCTGGGCGCGAACGGTATCGTCGCCACTGCCAATCCCGGCACGCTGCTGATCGACTGCTCGACCATCGACGTCGATACGGCGCGCGCCGTCGCTTCCGCTGCCGAGGCCAAGGGCCTGTTCATGGTCGATGCGCCGGTCTCCGGCGGCGTCGGCGGCGCCACCGCCGGCACGCTCACCTTCATGGTCGGCGGCAGCGCGCAGGCCTTCCAGCGCGCCGAGCCGATCCTGCAGAAGATGGGCAAGACCATCGTCCATGCCGGCGGGGCAGGGAACGGCCAGGCGGCGAAGATCTGCAACAACATGATCCTCGGCATTTCTATGATCGCGGTGTCGGAGGCTTTCGTCATGGCCGAGAAACTTGGCCTCGATCACCAGAAGCTGTTCGACATCTCCTCGAAGTCGTCGGGACAGTGCTGGGCACTGACCACCTACTGTCCCGTTCCGGGACCGGTTCCGACGTCACCGGCCAACCGCAATTATGAACCGGGATTTACCGTAGCGATGATGCTGAAGGATTTGCGGCTGGCGCAGGAAGCGGCGCGCGCGGTTGGCGCCAATGCCGAAATGGGCGCCGAGGCGGAAAGGCTTTATTCAGCCTATGCCGACAGCGGCGAGGCGGGCCGCGACTTCTCGGCTATCGTGCGTTTCATCCGCGGTTAG
- a CDS encoding DUF6163 family protein, with amino-acid sequence MRDLEPVHEQEGEPGVGRWTRRLVLFLRIMAGISMLKGLYHWANICGVGVGDDDLYANHSIAWQTATVFFAVIDLVAAVGLWLAAAWGAVIWLTAVASMIAVQLFFPQVFGRGFFTILFEGGMLGIYLYLALKSAREQPV; translated from the coding sequence TTGCGCGATCTCGAGCCGGTCCACGAGCAGGAGGGCGAACCCGGCGTCGGGCGCTGGACGCGCCGGCTTGTGCTGTTCTTGCGCATCATGGCAGGGATATCGATGCTCAAGGGCCTCTATCACTGGGCCAATATCTGCGGCGTCGGCGTTGGCGATGACGATCTCTACGCCAACCATTCGATTGCCTGGCAGACCGCCACAGTCTTCTTCGCCGTCATCGATCTCGTCGCCGCGGTCGGGCTGTGGCTGGCGGCCGCCTGGGGCGCGGTGATCTGGCTGACCGCGGTCGCCTCGATGATCGCGGTGCAGCTGTTCTTTCCGCAGGTCTTCGGCCGCGGTTTCTTCACCATCCTGTTTGAAGGCGGCATGCTCGGCATCTATCTTTATCTGGCGCTGAAGTCGGCGCGCGAGCAGCCGGTGTGA
- a CDS encoding enoyl-CoA hydratase/isomerase family protein, which translates to MSIDEAAEILFERRGAAGLITLNRPKALNAVTHGMVNAMRAQLDDWADDPAVTRVVIMAAGDKAFSAGGDIRHLYDLGKEKRFDEQLQFWRDEYPLNVVIKNYRKPYVALIDGIVMGGGVGVSVHGSHRVAGDRYSFAMPEVGIGFFPDVGATWFLPRMPGELGAYCALTGDRFGIADALYAGLATHRISSARFPDLLDGLTGTVSVDAVLAAFAEPAGEGPIGARRHLIDHIFHGHDVEVILERLDHEAATNSADAEWAGKTAATIRAKSPTSLKLALAQVRFGAIHDFETCMRAEMRIVSRVVKAHDFYEGVRAVIVDKDNKPTWNPQTLSEVTTEAIEAYFASSDGGELILP; encoded by the coding sequence GTGTCGATAGACGAAGCAGCCGAAATCCTGTTCGAACGCCGTGGTGCCGCCGGGCTGATCACGCTCAACCGGCCGAAGGCGCTCAATGCCGTCACGCATGGCATGGTCAATGCCATGCGCGCGCAGCTCGACGACTGGGCGGACGATCCGGCGGTGACGCGCGTCGTCATCATGGCCGCGGGCGACAAGGCCTTCTCTGCCGGCGGCGACATCCGCCATCTCTACGATCTCGGCAAGGAAAAGCGCTTCGACGAGCAGCTGCAATTCTGGCGCGACGAGTATCCGCTTAACGTCGTCATCAAGAACTACCGCAAACCCTATGTGGCGCTGATCGACGGCATCGTCATGGGCGGCGGCGTCGGCGTGTCGGTGCACGGCTCGCACCGCGTCGCCGGCGACAGATATTCCTTCGCCATGCCGGAAGTGGGCATCGGCTTCTTTCCCGATGTGGGCGCCACCTGGTTTCTGCCGCGCATGCCGGGCGAACTCGGCGCTTATTGCGCGCTGACCGGCGATCGGTTCGGTATCGCCGACGCGCTCTATGCCGGGCTCGCGACGCATCGCATTTCCTCGGCGCGCTTTCCCGACCTGCTCGACGGTCTGACCGGCACGGTATCGGTCGATGCCGTGCTCGCCGCATTCGCCGAGCCGGCCGGGGAGGGGCCGATTGGCGCGCGGCGCCATCTGATCGATCATATTTTCCACGGCCACGATGTCGAAGTTATCCTGGAGCGGCTCGATCATGAAGCGGCCACAAACAGCGCCGATGCCGAATGGGCCGGCAAGACCGCGGCGACCATCCGCGCCAAATCGCCGACCAGTCTCAAGCTGGCGCTGGCGCAGGTGCGCTTCGGCGCCATCCACGATTTCGAGACTTGCATGCGGGCCGAGATGCGCATCGTCTCGCGCGTCGTGAAGGCCCACGATTTCTACGAAGGCGTCCGCGCCGTCATCGTCGACAAGGACAACAAGCCGACATGGAATCCTCAGACTTTGAGCGAAGTGACGACCGAGGCTATCGAGGCTTACTTCGCCTCCTCGGATGGCGGCGAGCTGATCCTGCCCTAG
- a CDS encoding acyl-CoA dehydrogenase family protein, producing the protein MDFSLTEEQQAFQATARQFARDAMMPHARDWDAGSIFPVETLREAAALGFAGIYVRDDVGGSGLTRLDAALIFEELAQGCTSTAAYISIHNMVAWMIDTYGSDAARQRFLPKLCSMEHFGSYCLTEPGSGSDAASLTTKARRDGDHYVLDGAKAFISGGGISDLYLVMARTGEGGPRGISCIAVEKGTPGLTFGAQEKKLGWKSQPTSMVMFENCRVPVSNLIGKEGEGFRIAMAGLDGGRLNIGACSIGGAQFCLDRTVEYMKERKQFGTRLADFQALQFRIADYATEIEAARLLLHRAAVAVGEKEPAATQLAAKAKRFATDTGFEVVNGCLQLHGGYGYLNDHPIERVLRDVRVHQILEGTNEVMRVIVSRNMLGN; encoded by the coding sequence ATGGATTTTTCCCTCACCGAAGAACAACAGGCTTTTCAGGCCACCGCGCGGCAGTTCGCCCGCGACGCGATGATGCCCCATGCGCGCGATTGGGACGCTGGCTCGATTTTCCCGGTCGAGACATTGCGCGAGGCGGCGGCGCTGGGCTTTGCCGGCATCTATGTCCGCGACGACGTCGGCGGTTCCGGCCTGACCCGGCTCGACGCGGCGCTGATCTTCGAGGAACTGGCGCAAGGCTGTACTTCCACTGCGGCTTACATCTCCATTCACAACATGGTGGCGTGGATGATCGACACTTATGGCTCGGATGCGGCGCGCCAGCGCTTCCTGCCGAAGCTGTGTTCGATGGAGCACTTCGGCAGCTACTGCCTGACCGAGCCCGGCTCGGGGTCCGACGCCGCCAGCCTCACCACCAAGGCACGGCGCGACGGCGACCATTACGTGCTCGACGGCGCCAAGGCCTTCATCTCCGGCGGCGGGATCTCGGATCTCTATCTCGTGATGGCGCGCACCGGCGAGGGCGGGCCGCGCGGTATCTCCTGCATCGCCGTAGAGAAGGGCACGCCGGGGCTCACCTTCGGCGCACAGGAGAAGAAGCTCGGCTGGAAATCGCAGCCGACCTCCATGGTCATGTTCGAGAACTGCCGCGTGCCGGTATCGAACCTGATCGGCAAGGAAGGCGAGGGCTTCCGCATCGCCATGGCCGGGCTCGACGGCGGCCGCCTCAATATCGGCGCCTGTTCGATCGGCGGCGCGCAGTTCTGCCTCGACCGCACCGTGGAGTACATGAAGGAGCGCAAGCAATTCGGCACCCGGCTTGCCGACTTCCAGGCACTGCAATTCCGCATTGCCGACTATGCCACCGAGATCGAAGCCGCACGTTTATTACTACATCGTGCCGCCGTCGCCGTCGGCGAGAAGGAGCCGGCGGCGACGCAACTCGCCGCCAAGGCCAAACGCTTCGCCACCGATACCGGCTTCGAGGTGGTCAATGGCTGTCTGCAATTGCACGGCGGTTACGGCTATCTCAACGACCATCCGATCGAACGCGTGCTGCGCGACGTGCGCGTCCACCAGATTCTCGAAGGCACCAACGAAGTCATGCGCGTGATCGTGTCGCGGAATATGTTGGGAAATTAA
- the hemB gene encoding porphobilinogen synthase, translating to MAIKYGRPLQHTVRFAPGEASAEPLDLTVRMRRNRRAEWARRMVRENVVTTDDLIWPIFVMDGDNARQPVASMPGVERLSVDQAVRAAVRAAELTIPCIALFPYTDPSLRDENGTEALNADNLVCRAVRAIKKEVPQIGILCDVALDPYTSHGHDGLLRDDGVILNDETVAVLVKQALVQAEAGCDIIAPSDMMDGRVGAIREALDAVKLTDVSIMAYAAKYASAFYGPFRDAVGSSKTLNGDKRTYQMDPANTDEALREVALDIEEGADMIMVKPGMPYLDICARVKDAFGMPTFAYQVSGEYAMIMAAANNGWLDGERAMLESLVAFKRAGCDGILTYFAPRVAEKLRAGI from the coding sequence ATGGCCATCAAGTACGGACGCCCCCTGCAACACACCGTGCGCTTCGCCCCCGGCGAGGCGAGCGCCGAGCCGCTCGATCTCACGGTGCGCATGCGCCGCAACCGGCGCGCCGAGTGGGCGCGCCGCATGGTGCGCGAGAACGTCGTCACCACCGACGACCTGATCTGGCCGATCTTCGTCATGGATGGCGACAATGCCCGCCAGCCGGTGGCGTCGATGCCCGGCGTCGAGCGCCTGTCGGTCGATCAGGCGGTGCGCGCGGCCGTGCGCGCGGCCGAACTGACCATCCCCTGCATCGCGCTGTTCCCCTATACCGACCCATCATTGCGCGACGAGAACGGCACCGAGGCGCTCAACGCCGACAATCTCGTCTGCCGCGCCGTGCGCGCCATCAAGAAGGAGGTGCCGCAGATCGGCATTCTCTGCGACGTTGCGCTCGACCCTTATACCAGCCATGGCCATGACGGCCTGTTGCGCGATGATGGCGTCATCCTCAATGACGAGACTGTCGCGGTGCTGGTGAAGCAGGCGCTGGTGCAGGCCGAAGCCGGCTGCGACATCATCGCGCCGTCCGACATGATGGACGGCCGCGTCGGCGCCATTCGCGAGGCGCTTGATGCGGTAAAGCTCACCGACGTGTCGATCATGGCCTATGCGGCGAAATACGCGTCGGCCTTCTACGGCCCGTTCCGCGACGCCGTTGGCTCGTCGAAGACATTGAATGGCGACAAGCGCACATATCAGATGGACCCGGCCAACACCGACGAGGCGCTGCGCGAAGTCGCGCTCGACATCGAGGAAGGCGCCGACATGATCATGGTCAAACCGGGCATGCCCTATCTCGACATTTGCGCGCGCGTGAAGGATGCCTTCGGCATGCCGACCTTCGCCTATCAGGTGTCCGGCGAATACGCGATGATCATGGCGGCCGCCAATAATGGCTGGCTCGATGGCGAACGCGCGATGCTGGAAAGCCTTGTCGCCTTCAAGCGCGCCGGCTGCGACGGCATCCTCACCTACTTCGCGCCGCGCGTGGCTGAGAAGCTGCGCGCCGGCATCTAG
- a CDS encoding DoxX family protein, with amino-acid sequence MSTTAIRPVYATSPLADTALLIGRIVLVVIYLMSGVQKFTDLASIAAMIGAKGLPQPMILATLAAITEVAGALLIAVGLRTRLVAIGLLIFTLIATYFFHDFWNQPPGPEQMNNMIHAMKNLSICGAFLMLAGSGPGRFSMDRR; translated from the coding sequence ATGTCGACCACTGCGATCAGGCCGGTCTATGCGACGTCGCCGCTTGCGGATACGGCACTGCTCATCGGACGTATCGTCCTGGTGGTGATCTATTTGATGTCCGGCGTCCAGAAGTTCACCGACCTCGCATCCATCGCCGCCATGATCGGCGCCAAGGGCCTGCCGCAGCCGATGATCCTCGCCACGCTCGCGGCGATCACCGAAGTCGCTGGCGCCTTGCTGATCGCGGTCGGCCTGCGGACGCGGCTGGTGGCGATCGGCCTCCTGATCTTCACGCTGATCGCGACGTATTTCTTCCACGACTTCTGGAATCAGCCGCCGGGTCCCGAGCAGATGAACAACATGATCCACGCCATGAAGAACCTGTCGATCTGCGGCGCTTTCCTGATGCTGGCCGGCAGCGGCCCGGGACGATTCTCGATGGATCGGCGCTAG
- a CDS encoding threonine ammonia-lyase, with product MTVTIADIEAARKVIAGAVLRTPMLPAPRLSALTGAEVFVKYENLQVTNSFKDRGALNKLSSLSEAERQRGVVAMSAGNHAQSVAYHAARLGIPATIVMPVTTPHVKVAATRSHGAEVVLHGETVADAQSRCEAIMAERGMTLVHPYDDEKVIAGQGTIALEMFEDVPDLDMMVIPIGGGGLISGNAIAAKARNPKIEVIGAEALLYPAVWNALEHGNRPIGGPTLAEGIAVKNVGRLTLPIIRELVSDVILVDEAHLERAVNAYLTLQKTMAEGAGAAGLAALFAEPVRFKGKRVGLILCGGNIDPRILASIMVRELERETRIVAFRLIIPDQPGVLGIIATRLGQLGANILEVEHRRLLLDVPAKGASLDVTIETRDAAHARDVMEALAADGYKPKRLGSGAPV from the coding sequence GTGACCGTCACCATCGCCGATATCGAGGCCGCCCGAAAGGTTATCGCCGGGGCGGTGCTGCGCACGCCGATGCTGCCGGCGCCGCGCCTCTCGGCGCTCACCGGAGCGGAGGTGTTCGTGAAATACGAGAACCTCCAGGTCACCAACTCGTTCAAGGACCGCGGCGCGCTCAACAAGCTGTCGTCGCTGAGCGAGGCCGAGCGCCAGCGCGGCGTTGTCGCCATGTCGGCCGGCAACCACGCCCAGTCGGTCGCCTACCATGCCGCGCGCCTGGGCATCCCGGCGACCATCGTCATGCCGGTGACGACACCGCATGTGAAGGTCGCGGCGACGCGCTCGCACGGCGCCGAGGTGGTGCTGCACGGCGAGACGGTCGCCGACGCGCAGTCGCGCTGCGAGGCGATCATGGCCGAGCGGGGCATGACGCTCGTGCATCCTTACGACGACGAGAAGGTCATTGCCGGGCAGGGCACCATCGCACTCGAGATGTTCGAGGACGTGCCCGACCTCGACATGATGGTGATCCCAATCGGCGGTGGCGGGCTGATCTCCGGCAACGCCATTGCCGCCAAGGCGCGCAATCCGAAGATCGAAGTCATCGGCGCCGAGGCGCTGCTCTATCCGGCGGTGTGGAATGCGCTGGAGCATGGCAATCGGCCGATCGGTGGCCCAACGCTGGCCGAAGGCATTGCCGTCAAGAATGTCGGCAGACTGACGCTGCCGATCATCCGGGAACTCGTCTCCGACGTGATCCTGGTCGACGAGGCCCATCTCGAACGCGCGGTGAACGCCTATCTCACCTTGCAGAAGACCATGGCCGAAGGCGCCGGCGCCGCAGGGCTGGCCGCATTGTTCGCCGAGCCGGTGCGCTTCAAGGGCAAGCGCGTCGGCCTCATTCTGTGCGGCGGCAATATCGACCCGCGCATTCTCGCCTCCATCATGGTGCGCGAACTCGAGCGCGAGACGCGCATCGTCGCCTTCCGCCTCATCATCCCGGATCAGCCGGGCGTGCTCGGCATTATCGCCACGCGTCTCGGCCAGCTCGGGGCCAACATCCTCGAGGTCGAGCATCGCCGCCTGTTGCTCGATGTCCCGGCCAAGGGTGCCAGCCTCGACGTCACCATCGAGACCCGCGACGCGGCCCATGCCCGCGACGTCATGGAAGCGCTCGCCGCCGACGGCTACAAGCCGAAGCGGCTCGGTTCGGGGGCGCCAGTCTAA
- a CDS encoding RDD family protein translates to MSISMDVRPHAYDPDLNPELFEGVLARRIIAFLIDFVCVGAPVILAAMVIFVFGIVTLGFGWALYWLLPPASVIWAIVYFGLGVAGERSATIGMRVMDLEMRTWYGAPAYFVLGAVHVILFWVSVSALTPFILLVAFFNRRRRLLHDILLGTVIINNPQRAAILRGFATSPV, encoded by the coding sequence ATGTCAATTTCGATGGATGTCCGGCCGCATGCTTATGACCCGGACCTGAACCCGGAATTGTTCGAAGGCGTGCTGGCACGCCGGATCATCGCCTTCCTGATCGATTTCGTCTGTGTGGGCGCGCCGGTCATCTTGGCGGCAATGGTCATTTTCGTGTTCGGCATTGTGACACTCGGCTTCGGCTGGGCGCTGTACTGGCTGCTGCCGCCGGCCTCGGTGATCTGGGCGATCGTCTATTTCGGCCTCGGCGTCGCCGGCGAGCGCTCGGCCACCATCGGCATGCGGGTGATGGATCTGGAGATGCGCACCTGGTACGGCGCCCCGGCCTATTTCGTGCTCGGCGCCGTCCACGTCATCCTGTTCTGGGTGTCGGTGTCGGCGCTGACGCCGTTCATTCTGCTGGTCGCATTCTTCAACCGCCGCCGCCGGCTGCTGCACGACATCCTGCTCGGTACCGTGATCATCAATAATCCGCAGCGGGCCGCCATTCTGCGCGGCTTCGCCACCAGCCCGGTGTGA
- a CDS encoding arginyltransferase: protein MTQHSRDTPQFYLTAPSPCPYLKGQEERKVFTHLVGARAGELNDLLTHGGFRRSQSIAYRPACETCRACVSVRVVVNDFAPSRNMRRNLELNDDIIGDMREPAPTSEQYSVFRAYLDARHRDGGMADMTVLDYAMMVEDSHVETRVVNYRKRDADSGFTHRGAGELMAVALTDVLSDGLSMVYSFFNPEEAHRSLGTFMILDHIARAKAMGLPYVYLGYWVQGSKKMDYKGRFLPQERLMPAGWARVDK from the coding sequence GTGACCCAGCATTCCCGCGACACGCCGCAATTCTATCTGACCGCGCCGTCGCCCTGCCCGTATCTCAAGGGCCAGGAAGAGCGGAAGGTGTTCACACATCTGGTCGGCGCGCGAGCGGGCGAACTCAATGACCTGCTCACGCATGGCGGCTTCCGCCGCAGCCAGTCGATCGCCTATCGTCCCGCCTGCGAGACCTGCCGCGCCTGTGTCTCGGTGCGCGTCGTGGTCAACGACTTTGCGCCGTCGCGCAACATGCGGCGCAATCTCGAACTCAACGACGACATCATCGGCGACATGCGCGAGCCGGCGCCGACCTCGGAGCAGTATTCGGTGTTCCGGGCCTATCTCGATGCGCGCCACCGCGACGGTGGCATGGCCGACATGACCGTGCTCGACTACGCGATGATGGTCGAGGACAGCCATGTCGAGACCCGCGTCGTCAATTACCGCAAGCGCGACGCGGATTCAGGCTTCACCCATCGCGGCGCCGGCGAACTGATGGCGGTGGCGCTGACCGACGTCCTGTCGGACGGGCTGTCGATGGTCTATTCTTTCTTCAATCCGGAAGAGGCGCACCGCTCGCTTGGCACCTTCATGATCCTCGACCACATCGCGCGCGCCAAAGCGATGGGGCTGCCTTATGTCTATCTCGGCTACTGGGTGCAAGGCTCGAAGAAGATGGATTACAAGGGCCGCTTCCTGCCGCAGGAACGCCTGATGCCGGCGGGATGGGCGCGGGTGGATAAATGA